The region TTGTGGATACGGCTGCGCTGTATTCCCGACTTGAAAATAAAGAAAATGAGGGTAAGGTTCTGAGTACGCGAGTAGTTATCGTCCGTCACGGTGAGAGTAATTTCAACATCTTAAGCAAAATCCAAGGAAGGGGTAATTATGATCGCCCAGAATTGCAGTCTGTCTTGACCGACAAGGGCAAACAGCAAGCTAAGCTCGCGGGAAAAGCTCTGGCTAACCTAAGTATCGATGCTGCCTACGCGAGTCCTTTAGTCCGCGCTCAGCATACCGCCAGACTCATTTTGGCCGAGAATTTTAATCCACCTGAGTTAGTTGCTACTGAAGGTCTATTGGAGATTGATCTTAGCGAGTGGGAATCGATGATTTCTCGTGACGTTAAAGAGCAGTTTCCTGAAAAATATCATCTCTGGCAAAATGAGCCAGAGAAATTTCAGTTAGGCGATCGCTACCCAATTCTCGACTTATTTGAACAGGCCAAAACTCTATGGTCAGAAATTTTACCTAAACACCAAGGTAAAACGATTTTACTAGTGGGGCACAGTGGTATTAATCGCGCTTTGATTTGTTCGGCGATCGGTATTCCAGTTAGCCTTTATCACAATATTCAGCAAGTCAACTGCGCTATTAGTATCCTTAATTTTCAAGGTGCAAGCATCGCTGACGGGGTACAACTTGAATCCCTCAATCTCGCCAGCCATCTTGAGGATATTTCAGGCTCACCATTACCTCCTGTTAAGAAAAATCACAACGGGCCACGTTTATTGCTAGTCCGTCACGGTGAAACTGAGTGGAATCGCCAAAAACGTTTTCAAGGACAAATCGATGTGCCACTTAATAATAATGGTCATGCTCAAGCTAGACGCGCCAGTGAATTTCTAGCAAAGGTTAAAATCGATAAAGCCTTTAGCAGCCCCATGCTGCGACCTAAAGATACTGCTTTAGAAATTTTAAACAAGCATCCCCAGATCAAGCTTGAGCTTTTTGATGAACTCAAAGAAATTTCCCATGGCTTATGGGAGGGCAAATTTGAGCATGAAATCGAGGCTGAGTTTGCGGGGCAACTGGCTCTCTGGCAAGCTCAGCCCGAAACCGTACAAATGCCTGAGGGCGAGAATTTGCAAGAAGTATGGGATCGGGTAGCGATCGTTTGGCAAAAAATTGTCGATTCGGTTCCTGCTGGTGAAACTGCTCTAGTTGTCGCCCATGATGCTGTAAACAAAGCGATTCTTTGTCTATTATTTGACTTTACACCTGAACAATTTTGGGTCTTTAAACAAGGAAATGGTGGAGTAAGTGTAATCGATTATCCTCAAGGTGCAAAGGGTTCTCCAGTTCTACAGTCTGGGAATATTACCACTCACTTATCTGAGGGTGTGCTCGATCGCACCGCCGCAGGCGCTCTTTAAATATAATTGAAGCCAATAAAACTAATTCTGGTTTTTGCTGCGCCTAAGTTGCAGCAAAAACCAGAATTAGTTTCTTAATGAGAATTGCTGCACCATTTACTTCAAACCTTAAGAGAGACGCATTTTCTGCTAATTTGGTGTAAAGGATTTTTCTTAGTATCTTGTTTTAGTATTCGGAGTTTAAATAAAGTGACTATTCTATTCCAACTTTTATTGGCAGCTTTCGTCTTGTTTTCCTTCGTTTTGGTGATTGGTGTACCTGTAGCTTACGCATCCCCTAGCTCTTGGAACCAAACAAAACCTCTTTTATTTCTTGGCTCTCTAATTTGGTTAGCATTCGTAATTGTCATAGGCATTTTGAACGCTTTTGTAGCTTAGATATAGCCAATAACCCCAGAACAAACTTCCAAAAATCCAGCTCAGCAAGATTTTTGGAAGTTTCTCCTTTGATTAATTATTTGAAAATCGCTATAAATTAACTCTATGACCGTTTTTGAAGGTAGCTTTACTAATACAGACAGTTTGCGCTTTGCGATCGTCGTAGCGCGGTTTAATGACCTGATCGTCGGTAAGCTTCTGCAAGGATGTCAAGATTCACTCCTGAGACATGGTGTTGATGTCTCGGAGACGGGCAGCCAAGTTGATTATGCTTGGGTTCCTGGGAGCCTAGAAATCTCGATGGTCGCAAAAGAATTAGCAACTTCGGGTCGTTATGACGCGATCATTTGCCTAGGAGCAGTCATTCGTGGGGATACCCCACATTTTGACTATGTGGCGAATGAGGTTTCTAAAGGTGTAGCCGCAACCTCTTTTCAGACTGGTGTACCGATTATTTTTGGGGTGCTAACCACAGACACGATGCAGCAGGCTCTTGAGCGTGCGGGTATTAAAGGGAATAAGGGTTGGGAGTTTGGCATGGGTGCGATCGAAATGGCTAACCTCATGCGTCAAATTCGGTCTAAGTCTGTTTAAATAATTTCACTTATTTAAACTATAAATCCAGCACTTTGTCCTTGTGATGCTTGCCAACTGCGGGCATCGTAATATAAGTCTTCTAAACAAATACTATAAAGAGCATCCTTAAGCTTTCGATCAAGTCTTTGCCAAAGCGCAAATGTTACCCAATCAGAGGCGAGTTTTTCCTGTGGCTTTAGTCTGGGCAAGGGATAAGTATCTTCGCCCACCGCTGACAAAATTTCGCCTAGAGAGATATCTTTAGGCGATCGCTTTAGCTTATATCCACCTTGCACCCCACGAACTGACTCAACTAAATCCGCTTGGCGCAGTGCCATTAAAATTTTTTCTAAATATGGGGCAGGAATCGATTGGCGATCGCTAATTTCGCGAACTGATACAGGTTTACGTTTTGCCCAAACCACCAGATCGAGCATCGCCTTCACACTGTAATGACCTTTTCTGGTTAGTTTCATCGGCTTGCTTATCAGAACATGCTGCTTCGCAGCATGTTCTGATTTTTTCTGGCTTTTTTAAGTTTGCAAAAATTCTTGAATAATCGAAGACAAATCGACAGGAGCAGGCAACATTTCACCGCCGCGCCAATCTAGTACTTGTACCAAAATCAAATAGCCCACACCCAAAATTACGGCGACAACGCCTGTCAAAACTGATATCCATTGCGATCGCAGCATAAGTAAATCTAAATATATTTAAGTAAAAAAATCAGATCAAAAATCTAAGGAAATCTATGAATTAGCAAAAACATCCTGACTAACTGCTATTATCCCTCTTGAAATATCTTTAATCACTGATATTTAAGTAGAACCTGATTTAGGTAAAACTTACAGTAATTTGCATTGATTAATGACAGATTTCCTGAGAAAGCTCTCCATTGCAGAACTTTCTCAGGAAATCTGTGAGATTAGTGAATCTGCAAACTGCTATATATCAATTAAAGCTCTATTTTGATAGGAACAAACTTTTTCAATCCTTCGTCCTAACACTTGAACATAAAGACACAGACTTTTTTAAGTCATGTGCAGATTCAAGTCCAGTAGGAGCAAGTAATTGATGAGTTATAGCCTATCTTGGTCAACCAGCATCGGAGGGTACGCGCCCTCCAACTCCGTGTCCGTTGATAAGCTCCCCATCGTTGAATTGGTGCAACTGTGCCAAACTGAAGCGCAAACCAGCAGGTCTGCGTTTGCAGAACTCATGCGACGTAATCAATCCTATGTCGATCAAGTTTTGTATAAACTTGCTCCTGACTGGCAAGATCGCGCTGATCTTGCTCAAGAAGTCTGGTTGCGCGTATATCGTAATATCAAGCGCTTACAAGAACCTGAAAAGTTTCGTGGTTGGCTGAGTCGGATTGCTACCAACTTGTTTTATGACGAGTTGCGCAAACGGAAGCGAGTTGGTAGCTCAGTTTCCCTCGACGCACCATTTATGTCTGGTGATGGTGATGAAATGACTTGGGATTTGCCTAGCGCTGCCCCTAGTCCAATAGACAATATGTCTACGCAAGAGTTTTATGAACAACTTCGTAAGGCTATTCAAGATTTACCTTCTAGCTTCCGTGAAACCATCGTGTTAAGGGAAATCCAAGGTTTGTCCTATGAAGAGATTTCTGAATTAACAGGTGTATCGCTTGGTACAGTAAAATCACGTATAGCTAGAGCAAGATTGAAACTACAAGCGCAACTACAACCCTATTTGTCAAATATGTAACGAGGGGTGTATTTAAGTTATGAGTGCTAACCAAATTTTTAATAGTTCTATGATTATTCCAGAGGAGCGCTTTGAGTTACTAAGTGCGTACATAGATGGCGAAGTAACTGAAGCTGAAGAGCAACTTGTCGAACAGTGGTTGTCCGATGATGCTGATTTTCGTCGCCTCTATCAACAACAATTAAAACTGCGCCAATCATTAATTGATCTACCAGTGCCTGTAGCCGCACATTCATCGGTCAAAACAGAGACTGATGTGATGATTAATCGTGTCTTTGCCGAGATTGACAAGCGATCGCAGCGTCGTAAATGGAAATTGGCGGGTATTGGCATATCCGTTGCCGCTGTAGTTGGAGTATTTGGCTCGATGTTCACATTCAACTCGGGTCATCAATTCAGCCCAGTGGCAAACAGTATCAAGTCTCCTGCTCCTACCCAAGTAAAACCAGAACCAATCTTAATTGCTATGGAAGAGCCATTGGTTCCTTTACCCAAGTCGATGAGTTCTAAATAAAACGAAAAAAATGGTTGCGGCGGGCTATGCCCGCCGCAACCATTTTTTTGGGTTTTATTATTGTGAGGTGACTTATTTGTGCCGCCTCTTTTTTTGCTTGACTGACCAATGACTCGTAAAATGAAAGCTAGCCTAAAGGTATGGGCATTTCAGTATTTAGAGCATTTACTCAGAGCATTTTTAGCTAGCAATTTTAATGAGCATCAAAGTCGTTCCTACAGTCCCTTTTTCTGACCAGAAGCCCGGTACTTCTGGACTTAGAAAAAAAGTTACCGTTTTTCAAACGCCTAACTATCTCGAAAATTTCGTTCAATCAATATTTGATAGCCTCGAAGGATTTCAAGGACAAACTCTCGTCGTCGGTGGCGACGGACGATACTACAATCGCCACGCGATCCAAATAATTCTGAAAATGGCAGCAGCCAATGGCTTTGGCAAAATCCTAGTTGGACGTGGAGGGATTTTATCGACACCTGCCGCCTCTTGTATTATTCGTAAATACAATGCCTTTGGGGGCATTATCCTCTCGGCGAGTCATAACCCCGCAGGTAAAGATGGCGACTTTGGGATTAAATACAACACGGGCAACGGTGGTCCCGCACCTGAGAAAATTACTGATGCGATCTACAACATCACTAAGAGCATCACTGAATATAAGATTCTGGAAGCTGATGATCTTGATCTTGACCAGATTGGTGAATCTCAATTAGGTGATACCACGATCGCAGTGATCGACTCCGTTGCTGACTATGCCGAACTAATGGGCGAGTTATTTGATTTCGATCGCATCAAATTATTGTTAGCCTCCCCTAACTTTCGGATGTGCTTCGATGGAATGCACGCGGTAACTGGCCCCTATGCTCAAGAAATTCTTGTTAATCGCCTCGGCGCACCCGCTAGTGCTTTGCAATGTTGCGTACCTCTCGAAGACTTCGGTGGTGGACATCCAGATCCGAATCTTGTTTACGCCCATGATCTGGTCGAAGTTCTCTATGGTGAAGATGCTCCTGATTTTGGTGCAGCGTCCGATGGCGATGGCGATCGCAACATGATTTTAGGATGCAAATTTTTTGTCACCCCCAGCGACAGCTTAGCCATCCTCGCGGCTAATGCTCATCTAGTCCCTGCTTACAAAGGGGGATTGGCTGGTATTGCCCGATCCATGCCCACCAGCCAAGCTCCCGATCGCGTAGCGGCACGTTTAGGCATTGAATGCTACGAAACTCCGACAGGTTGGAAGTTCTTCGGGAATTTGCTAGATGCAGGCAAGGCAACTCTTTGCGGCGAAGAAAGCTTTGGTACAGGTTCCAATCATGTCCGTGAAAAGGATGGACTCTGGGCGGTACTTTTCTGGCTGAATGTTTTAGCGGCTCGTCAGCAATCGGTAGAGGCGATCGTTAAGGAGCATTGGCAACTTTATGGACGCAATTTCTATTCGCGTCATGATTATGAAGGTGTTGATAGCGATCGCGCCAACACCCTAATCGCTAATCTACGTAACAAATTTACAGATTTACCAAGTCAGAAGTTTGGCAATTATGAAGTCGCATTTTGCGATGACTTTAGCTACACCGATCCTGTGGATGGCAGCATTAGCAGCAAGCAAGGTGTGCGGATCGGCTTTACCGATGACTCGCGCATAGTATTCCGTCTGTCTGGCACTGGAACAGAAGGCGCAACTCTGCGACTCTATGTAGAAAGCTATGAGCCAAATATTGCAAAGCATTCCCTCGACACTCAGGAAGCGCTAAAGGAGCTGATTAAGATTGCCGATCAAATCGCGCAGATCAAGACTTTAACAGGACGCGATCGCCCTACTGTGATTACATAAAATAAAGGCGCACCCTTAGGGTGCGCCTTTATTTTATCGAGTGAAAATCTTCTGGAGTATTGCAATTAAACAGCATCGCAAAAGGTGCATTTTCTATCTCAATAACTTCTTGATTACTTAACCATTTTTGAAACGATCGCCCTCCAATATTGATAAACTCTCTGAGAGAATCTTGACATTGCCAACGATAGAAACCGCATAGAGGTTCCCATTGCTTTTGCGAATTCTCATCTACATACCGAGGTAAATAAGCGATCGCAGTTTCAGGTAAATTCGCTAACTGGCTAGCCCAAATCTGGAGAATATCACCTTGCAGATTTGGCAAATCACAGGCAAGCAATAAGATCCAATCAACAGGACTCGCGATCTCCTGAATTCCTTGCCAAAAGCCAACTAATGCTCCATCAAATTGTTGATCTAAAACTAGATAGGAATGCGGTAAATTTTGGGCGATCGCTTCTTGGTATTGTTCCTGACTTCGCGCCACGACATAAACTGAATTGGCTACTTCTAGAGCAGTTCGACAGGTTCTAGATAATAGAGTTTCCCCATTAATTTCTAATAAAGCTTTATCCCTTCCCATCCTTGAGCTTTTTCCACCCGAAAGCGCGATCGCAGTGACTTTAACCAAAAGAGAGTTGCGGTGCGGTGCGCCGCAACTCTCTTTTGGTTTTTGGGTTTTCCCTAACATAATTAGCTACCGCTATAGATGAATTTGAGAATCTCTTGGGCAGTAATTTCGGGGCGTTCTAAATGAGGAACATGTCCGCTATTGTCAATCCAAACGAGCTTATTGTTGGGAATAATTGATTGGAACTTGGCTGCATCTTTTGTTCCAAGAATGCGATCGCGATCGCCCCAGAGAATTAACGTTTCTTGTGGCAAATATGCTAATTGCTTTGCAAAGGAACCATAGCCACCGCTTTTAGTAAATGCAATCAGGGAATCACTCCAACGAGGCATAGCTAAATGTAAAGATGCGCAAACTTCGGCATCGGGCGTGACAAATCTAGAATCAGCATAAGCCTTGAGACTGACTTCACGGCGGACTTTTGGGCTTCGCAAAAAATCTGTTGCCATTCGATCTAGAGGTGGCACAAGAAATTTACCAGCAGCAGTTCCCTTTCGCATTCCTGCACTGCCAATGAGAATCAATTTTTTCACTACATCAGGATAGGTAAGCGCAAAGTCGATCGCAGTTGCACCGCCCATTGATGCTCCAACTAAAATAATTGGTTTAGCGATCGCTGTTTTCCAGAAATAGTAAAGATGCTCTTTGATCGCTTCAGGACTAACTTGGCTATCAGCCAGACGTTCGGTTAACCCGAAGCCAAATAAATCCATAGCAAAAGTTTGATGCGAAGTCGCCAGTTTAGGGAGCAGTCGTCGAAACTCTAATAGAGAGCTATCAAACCCATGCAGTAGCAAAATCGGTGTATCTTGATTACTTTTAGATTGACCATCGCAGACATAGCTCGTCAAAATCACTTCACTAGTGAAGTTCGTGGATACAAGACAAAATTGAATATTATCAACCAGCTCGATCGATGTTGGTTCTGTGAGCTGCGATCGCAGTTGGGTAACTTCAGGCGGTAAGTTCGACATTAGATCGTGTTCAGGTTTCATCACTACTCATCTTATTGATTCCATCTATTCCATCACTTGCAGGTAATAGGGAATTTGCCTCTAACTCTGTATTTTTCCGCTTTAACTGGTGTAGGCGCATTTTTACAAGAGTTGCCCCTGTAATCGTGGCATAAAAAGGAGTAAATCCTAAAAAGAATAATAGAATCCCATATAAACTGCCCCGACCTCGAAAAATAGCAATAATGGCGATCGCCATTATTGTTACTAGAACAATATTAACTATCAGCCATAAAATAGCTCTCCCTTTCAAGAACTGAGGATTAGAGAATTTTGGATGCTGACTATTCCACAAGACTAGACATTGTAAAACGCCCAATAGGATTCCCGCCAAAACTAGCCATAGAGAATTAACTGCCAATAGTGGAATGCGATCAACGATATTGCTCTCGGCAAAAGAACCATCTGGATTAAGCACAAAGCCAAATTGGGCTGTATAGGCTAAGCTTGTGGCTGCAAATCCAATCCAAGTCCAGCCAAATGTACTAGCTAAAATCCACCAGCCTGAAGATTTAAAGAATCGCCGCAAAACTAGATATTGCATTAAGCCCACAAATGCGCCTACTACAATCGCTCCACTGACAATGCCAGTTGATACAGGACAGTTAAGGCTCCCAAAACCTGTATCGCAAATGCGGAGATCAATCAGGCGATCGCTAAGGTAATGAACTCCCGCTAAACAAGCAGCAATCCCAAATATAGTGCCGATCACAGCACCAACTAGCGTAGCTAGTACCCATCGCCACCATAGACCGACAGCAGATAAAGTGCGTTGTTTTTGCATTGTGTATTTCAATCCTGCATGGCAAGCGAACTCGAATATTTCGATCGCAGCATTAAATTTCTAGATTAGTTCTTCTGTGACAATCCTACGCAAAATCTCAGCGACTGTAGCAGCCATTCTCGCATCAATTTCTAAAGCTTCGCGCACAGGATCTCTAAGATTAAGGACAGCACGTAAAGTCATATTAACTGATCGCATCTTTGGTAAAGGCAAATCATGGGATTGGGCAAGGCGATCGACAAACTGGATACAAGCAGTATAGGTAAGCTCAGTTTGTTTACGTTGATCGCTGTATCCAAAACCCATCTTGGATATCACCACAGGATTGTCAATAAAATATGACAATCCGAGAGCCACAATCGCTGCATCCACGTACCTTGCCGTATCTCGCCCCATCGCATTAATCAAAGTGCTTAGACTATGCCACTGGGCAGGTAAGCGATTGGCAGGAGTTAGATGACGATGCCATGCGATTTGAGAAACACTTCTTGTTAAGTCATAGGCAGAAATTAAATTGTCACCTCGATGTAGATCTTTGACTCCATTAATTATATTTGTTCCTGTGGGATCGCGCAAAATCGGCTGTTCAATGTAAGGAGCCTCACCATAGCGTCCTTGAAAAGTTAGCTTTTGATTGCCTGTAATTTTTATTAGCCAATTCTGTAATGCTAAGGGCGTAGTAAATTGCTTAAACATTGCCGACAATCCATTTGAGGTCATGCCATTAGATTCATCATAAGCACAAATACGCTGAGCCATTTCCGCAAATGTGCGCGGTATTTTATTTCCCTGTGTATCAGCGATCGCACAATTAGCGATCGCTTGATTTGGTTGCACTTGATTGGCTTGGCAAATGGTATAGAGCAAAGGCAATATTTTGGTAGAACTCCAAAACTGGACATTGCTTAAAGGATCGCGCCCAATCCAACGGGCTAACATTTGTCCATTAACGACACTGCCAACGCAGATGCAAGCTTGTTGAATGCTGCTATGGAGAAATTCTAAGCCGACGTTTTCAATATTGGGAATTGCTCCGATCGCAGGATATGGACGAAATCGCACTCGCACTTGACTACCATTAAGCATAGCAACCTCGCCATAGGACACTACATTTACCCCATCTGGCAAACTTGAAAGGCGATCGGCATAGGCGGGAATATGGTTCAACAATGGAGATGGCGCAAAATTGCGATTTGGCAAACCTTTCTTAGAGCCTGCAATACTGCCATTGACTCCGCGATCAAGGAAGCCAAGATAATTTGAGTCGGCTTGCCCCATATTCACGAAAATGCGCTGAGCATTAGTAAATTTTGGGAATAAGCGATCGCCTTCACCGATAATTTTGAGCAAATGTCTAACTACCGTAGGCATTTGTAACAGTTTGTTTGTAAGAGCTTGGGAGTTAGGATCCAAAATCGTATCAATACTGAGGGCATTAGCAAACTGCACAAAAGCAGCTTCCGATAATCTGCCATAGATGCCATCCACTTCACCGTCATATAGTCCTAACTGCTGCAAATAGGTCTGTGCTTTGGTTAGTTCCTCAAACGAAAGCTTTACCTCTACGACTGCCATGAAATTCCTCTATAAAAAAGCCTTAGTCTAATATTCTATCGACAAGCTAAGCGATCGCGATGTATTCCACATCTCACTAGCCATAAAACCCAAAATTATTGCGGTGGCTTAGCTCGCCACAATAATTTTGGGTTTCCTATGCTGTTTTGCCAAAATTGCCCATACCCAAATACAGATCGGCAACTTCGGGGTCATTCAATAAATCAGCACCTTTACCCGTAAATTCATCTTTGCCCAAATGCATCACATAACCACGATCAGCGATCGCTAAAGCCTTACGCGCATTCTGCTCGACCAAAATAATCGAAGTCCCTGTTTGATTAATTTGTTGAATCAAATTAAAAATATCCTGAACCAAAATCGGTGACAGCGCTGCTGAAGGCTCATCTAAAATCAATAATTTCGGCTCTAGCATCAGCGCCCTTCCCATCGCGAGCATTTGCCGCTCACCACCAGATAGTGTCCCTGCCCTTTGATTGCGTCGTTTGGCAAGCACAGGAAAAGTTGTATATATTTTGTCTTTAAGTACTGCGAGATTTCCTTCGCGGGTATAGGCTCCCATATCAAGATTGTCAGACACGCTTAGGGATGGGAATACATTAGCAATTTGGGGTACATAGCTAATTCCCTGTCGCACGATTTGTTCTGGCTTAAGTCCGATCAGATTGCGATCGCCAAATAATATTTCCCCCGATCTCACTGGTACAAGACCAAATATTGCTTTTGCTAAGGTCGATTTGCCAGCACCATTAGAGCCAATCACGGTGACAAGTTCGCCTTCATATACTGATAAATTCGCACCTTGTAAAATATCTACCCCATCAACATATCCCGCAACGATTTTACTGGCTTTGAGAATAAGTTGAGTGGAAATTTGGCGATCGGGGCGATCAGTTAGATCGGTAGATTGATTAGCATTCATATTTGGGTTTATAGCCTTACTTGAAATAAGCATATACAGTGCGAGGGGTTTATAGCAATGGTCAAGAAGCTTCGCAGCTCTACATTGCGGAAATAACCACGCGAAAGCCGATGTCTTTATAGCGATCGCCTTGCCAATGCCATTCACGACTTGCGGCGCGACATAGCTTCGCTTCATTGCTCCATGAGCCGCCCTTACGCACGCGCCGACTGGTGTAGCCATCAAGTACCCACGCCGATCCATCGGCAGGTGCACCATTAAAATTATCGTGCCACACATCCTCACACCATTCCCAAACACCGCCTTGCATTTCGTATAGTCCCCAAGGATTTGGCACTTTCTGTCCGACAGGATGCGATCGCTTGTTGGCATTGTCAGCAAACCATGCATAATCAACGAGTTCAGTAGGACTATCGCCAAAATGGTAAGCCGTATTTGTACCAGCACGGCAAGCATATTCCCATTCTGATTCACTAGGTAAGCGATAAAGGTGTTGCGATCGCGCAGCTAATTTACGACAAAAATCTTGAGCCTCTAACCAAGAAATATTTTCCACAGGCGCTTGCAGATTTTCACGAAATAAGGCGGGATTACTGCCCATAATGGCGACCCATTGCTCTTGCGTGACTACAAATTTTGCCATGTAAAAAGCAGGAATATTTACTTCCGATATAGGTGATTCATTGTCTCGTCTGCCAATTTCATTGGTTGGCGAACCAAGAGAAAATCTGCCTGAGGGAATCCGCACCATTTCTATGTGGACTCCATTACCCAAATCATCACGAAAGGCTTTGTCACCTCTTTTGATCGGATCGCGAGGTGGTTCAGGAACTGGTGGCGATTCCGCAATGATGATTGGTGCTGGCTGAGGTTTGAGGTTTTCGAGAAATATCGCTAGGGTAAAACCTGCGATCGCGGAACTAGTGCTAATAAGTAACTGACGACGATTAATCTTTATTGGTGCTTTTGCAAGAGATTTTACCCATGATCTCGCGATTGGCAAAGCTTTAACCGTAGAAACTTCTGAAGTCTTGTTTGCTTCTGGAACCGTAAAATCATTAATAATTCGACTAAATTCTTCTAGATATTCATAACCTTCAAAATATTCGCGCACCAGATAACAATTATCTTCTTCCGTAAAAAAAGCTTGCACTTTTGGAGATAGCGTATAGTTTTGTCCAATTTCATATAGTTTTGCGGCGATCACCCCATGATCTAGAGCATCTTTTTTTGAAATTTGCCAAAAATAAATCACACACAAGGGTTTAGGTGTAATCGGCATCTCTAAATTTTCTGCTAGATAAACCGACAAGTCGATCTCACCAACTTGTTTAATACCAATGGTTTGACTTATGTGATAGCGCTTGTTGAGGATATTGTCTACATCCATTTA is a window of Pseudanabaena sp. BC1403 DNA encoding:
- a CDS encoding peptidoglycan-binding protein; the encoded protein is MAVVEVKLSFEELTKAQTYLQQLGLYDGEVDGIYGRLSEAAFVQFANALSIDTILDPNSQALTNKLLQMPTVVRHLLKIIGEGDRLFPKFTNAQRIFVNMGQADSNYLGFLDRGVNGSIAGSKKGLPNRNFAPSPLLNHIPAYADRLSSLPDGVNVVSYGEVAMLNGSQVRVRFRPYPAIGAIPNIENVGLEFLHSSIQQACICVGSVVNGQMLARWIGRDPLSNVQFWSSTKILPLLYTICQANQVQPNQAIANCAIADTQGNKIPRTFAEMAQRICAYDESNGMTSNGLSAMFKQFTTPLALQNWLIKITGNQKLTFQGRYGEAPYIEQPILRDPTGTNIINGVKDLHRGDNLISAYDLTRSVSQIAWHRHLTPANRLPAQWHSLSTLINAMGRDTARYVDAAIVALGLSYFIDNPVVISKMGFGYSDQRKQTELTYTACIQFVDRLAQSHDLPLPKMRSVNMTLRAVLNLRDPVREALEIDARMAATVAEILRRIVTEELI
- a CDS encoding ABC transporter ATP-binding protein, producing the protein MNANQSTDLTDRPDRQISTQLILKASKIVAGYVDGVDILQGANLSVYEGELVTVIGSNGAGKSTLAKAIFGLVPVRSGEILFGDRNLIGLKPEQIVRQGISYVPQIANVFPSLSVSDNLDMGAYTREGNLAVLKDKIYTTFPVLAKRRNQRAGTLSGGERQMLAMGRALMLEPKLLILDEPSAALSPILVQDIFNLIQQINQTGTSIILVEQNARKALAIADRGYVMHLGKDEFTGKGADLLNDPEVADLYLGMGNFGKTA
- a CDS encoding formylglycine-generating enzyme family protein, whose protein sequence is MDVDNILNKRYHISQTIGIKQVGEIDLSVYLAENLEMPITPKPLCVIYFWQISKKDALDHGVIAAKLYEIGQNYTLSPKVQAFFTEEDNCYLVREYFEGYEYLEEFSRIINDFTVPEANKTSEVSTVKALPIARSWVKSLAKAPIKINRRQLLISTSSAIAGFTLAIFLENLKPQPAPIIIAESPPVPEPPRDPIKRGDKAFRDDLGNGVHIEMVRIPSGRFSLGSPTNEIGRRDNESPISEVNIPAFYMAKFVVTQEQWVAIMGSNPALFRENLQAPVENISWLEAQDFCRKLAARSQHLYRLPSESEWEYACRAGTNTAYHFGDSPTELVDYAWFADNANKRSHPVGQKVPNPWGLYEMQGGVWEWCEDVWHDNFNGAPADGSAWVLDGYTSRRVRKGGSWSNEAKLCRAASREWHWQGDRYKDIGFRVVISAM